A region from the Clavibacter sp. A6099 genome encodes:
- a CDS encoding PTS sugar transporter subunit IIA, with protein sequence MTTARLSDLLADGSIRLDARADDRESAIRQAGEALVAAGAVEPGYVDAMVERERSVSTFVGEGVAVPHGTLAAGRDLVLADAISLLRLPDGVDWDGHDVRIVIGIAATGGGHIALLSRLAEILLDPVRAEQLRGATDPATVRSLLGAATVEG encoded by the coding sequence ATGACGACAGCACGACTCTCCGACCTCCTCGCGGACGGCTCCATCCGCCTCGACGCGCGCGCCGACGACCGCGAGTCCGCCATCCGCCAGGCGGGCGAGGCGCTGGTCGCGGCCGGTGCCGTCGAGCCCGGCTACGTCGACGCCATGGTCGAGCGCGAGCGATCCGTGTCGACCTTCGTGGGCGAGGGCGTCGCGGTGCCGCACGGCACGCTCGCCGCCGGCCGCGACCTCGTCCTGGCCGACGCGATCAGCCTGCTGCGCCTGCCCGACGGCGTCGACTGGGACGGCCACGACGTCCGCATCGTCATCGGCATCGCGGCCACCGGAGGCGGGCACATCGCGCTGCTGTCGCGCCTCGCGGAGATCCTGCTCGACCCCGTGCGCGCGGAGCAGCTGCGCGGCGCGACGGATCCGGCGACCGTCCGGTCCCTCCTGGGAGCCGCTACGGTCGAGGGATGA
- the polA gene encoding DNA polymerase I, with translation MPNTEKPTLLVIDGHSLAFRAFYALPAESFQNREGQHTNAVHGFIAMLINLLQKEKPTHVGVAFDISRFSFRTREYPEYKGTRGETPVEFTGQVPLLERALKTMNIPTLTKEDHEADDILATLATQGREQGFRVLVVSGDRDAIQLVNDDVTLLYPSTQGVSQLTRYDAEKVFEKYGVQPEMYPDIAALVGETSDNLIGVDKVGPKTAVKWLNQYGSLDAVLEHRGEISGKVGDNLRAQYENVIRNRRLNRLLTDVELPLGPKDLERKPIDEPALREVFAVLEFKQLLERVLKLEGSGASASSEGTPVGVVEQEPSTAPAAPRPQQLLDEELAKWIERQSAASPHGLGLTVETQDGRPVGFGLASATEAVTLPWQEGRADYAPFERWLASDAPKIMSDAKLQVKAMRRAGLEVQGLAFDVLVAGWLLRPGFTDKTLAALVSRYLLEDLPEPDANQLVPETEALTAPVEAWYTLRVEHALREVLDERTLGVMVDIEMPTLLVLVEMELRGVATDRAGLAELSAQLQERITDLAQRAFAEIGKEINLGSPKQLQEVLFDQLGMPKTRANKTGFSTDAGALADLQASNPHPFLDLLLEHRDASKLRQIIQTLERGIGDDERIHTTYVQTGTTTGRISSNDPNLQNIPVRTEEGRRIRSAIRVGEGYETLLTADYSQIEMRIMAHLSGDAGLIEAFAAGEDLHRFVGSRIFGVEPADVSAEMRTKVKAMSYGLAYGLSAFGLSKQLRIPSSEAKQLMTDYFARFGAVRDYLRQVVEEARAAGYTETIFGRRRPFPDLNSPNRVLRDNAERAALNAPIQGSAADIMKIAMIRIEADMRERDMASRMLLQVHDELILEVAAGEWDALEAIVTDRMAHAADLRVPLEVQVGRGDSWAAAAH, from the coding sequence GTGCCGAACACGGAAAAGCCTACCCTCCTCGTCATCGACGGCCATTCCCTGGCGTTCCGGGCCTTCTACGCCCTGCCGGCGGAGAGCTTCCAGAACCGCGAGGGGCAGCACACGAACGCCGTGCACGGCTTCATCGCGATGCTCATCAACCTCCTGCAGAAGGAGAAGCCCACGCACGTGGGCGTCGCGTTCGACATCTCGCGCTTCTCGTTCCGCACGCGCGAGTACCCGGAGTACAAGGGCACGCGCGGCGAGACGCCCGTGGAGTTCACCGGGCAGGTGCCGCTGCTCGAGCGGGCGCTCAAGACCATGAACATCCCCACCCTCACCAAGGAGGACCACGAGGCGGACGACATCCTCGCGACCCTCGCCACGCAGGGTCGCGAGCAGGGCTTCCGCGTGCTCGTCGTCTCGGGCGACCGCGACGCCATCCAGCTCGTCAACGACGACGTCACGCTGCTCTACCCGTCCACCCAGGGCGTCTCCCAGCTCACGCGCTACGACGCCGAGAAGGTGTTCGAGAAGTACGGCGTGCAGCCCGAGATGTACCCGGACATCGCGGCGCTCGTGGGGGAGACGAGCGACAACCTCATCGGGGTCGACAAGGTCGGCCCGAAGACGGCCGTCAAGTGGCTCAACCAGTACGGGTCGCTCGACGCCGTCCTCGAGCACCGGGGCGAGATCTCGGGCAAGGTCGGCGACAACCTCCGTGCCCAGTACGAGAACGTCATCCGCAACCGCCGCCTCAACCGGCTGCTCACCGACGTCGAGCTGCCGCTCGGGCCGAAGGACCTCGAGCGGAAGCCCATCGACGAGCCCGCCCTCCGCGAGGTGTTCGCGGTGCTGGAGTTCAAGCAGCTGCTCGAGCGCGTGCTGAAGCTCGAGGGATCCGGCGCCTCCGCGTCGAGCGAGGGCACGCCCGTCGGCGTGGTCGAGCAGGAGCCGTCCACGGCCCCCGCCGCCCCGCGGCCGCAGCAGCTGCTCGACGAGGAGCTCGCGAAGTGGATCGAGAGGCAGAGCGCCGCGTCGCCGCACGGCCTGGGCCTCACGGTCGAGACGCAGGACGGGAGGCCCGTCGGCTTCGGGCTCGCGAGCGCGACCGAGGCGGTGACCCTGCCGTGGCAGGAGGGCCGCGCCGACTACGCGCCGTTCGAGCGGTGGCTGGCGAGCGACGCGCCGAAGATCATGTCCGACGCCAAGCTGCAGGTGAAGGCCATGCGTCGCGCCGGCCTCGAGGTCCAGGGGCTCGCGTTCGACGTGCTCGTCGCGGGCTGGCTGCTGCGTCCCGGGTTCACCGACAAGACGCTCGCCGCCCTCGTCAGCCGCTACCTCCTGGAGGACCTGCCCGAGCCCGACGCCAACCAGCTCGTGCCCGAGACCGAGGCGCTCACGGCGCCGGTCGAGGCCTGGTACACGCTCCGGGTCGAGCACGCGCTGCGCGAGGTGCTCGACGAGCGCACGCTCGGCGTCATGGTCGACATCGAGATGCCGACGCTGCTCGTGCTCGTGGAGATGGAGCTGCGCGGCGTCGCGACCGACCGCGCCGGCCTCGCGGAGCTGTCGGCGCAGCTGCAGGAGCGCATCACCGACCTCGCCCAGCGCGCGTTCGCCGAGATCGGCAAGGAGATCAACCTCGGCTCGCCGAAGCAGCTGCAGGAGGTGCTCTTCGACCAGCTCGGCATGCCGAAGACCCGGGCCAACAAGACCGGCTTCTCGACCGACGCCGGTGCGCTGGCCGACCTCCAGGCGTCGAACCCGCACCCGTTCCTCGACCTGCTGCTCGAGCACCGCGACGCGAGCAAGCTGCGCCAGATCATCCAGACGCTCGAGCGCGGCATCGGCGACGACGAGCGGATCCACACCACCTACGTGCAGACCGGCACGACCACCGGCCGCATCTCCTCGAACGACCCGAACCTGCAGAACATCCCCGTCCGCACCGAGGAGGGCCGCCGCATCCGCAGCGCCATCCGCGTCGGCGAGGGCTACGAGACGCTGCTCACCGCCGACTACTCGCAGATCGAGATGCGGATCATGGCGCACCTCTCCGGCGACGCGGGCCTCATCGAGGCCTTCGCGGCGGGGGAGGACCTGCACCGCTTCGTCGGATCCCGCATCTTCGGGGTGGAGCCGGCTGACGTCAGCGCCGAGATGCGCACCAAGGTCAAGGCCATGAGCTACGGCCTGGCCTACGGGCTCAGCGCCTTCGGGCTGTCCAAGCAGCTGCGCATCCCGTCGTCCGAGGCCAAGCAGCTCATGACCGACTACTTCGCGCGCTTCGGTGCCGTGCGCGACTACCTCCGCCAGGTCGTGGAGGAGGCGCGCGCCGCCGGCTACACGGAGACGATCTTCGGCCGTCGTCGTCCCTTCCCCGACCTCAACAGCCCGAACCGCGTCCTCCGCGACAACGCCGAGCGGGCCGCGCTCAACGCGCCGATCCAGGGATCGGCGGCCGACATCATGAAGATCGCGATGATCCGCATCGAGGCCGACATGCGCGAGCGGGACATGGCGTCGCGCATGCTGCTCCAGGTGCACGACGAGCTCATCCTCGAGGTCGCCGCGGGGGAGTGGGACGCGCTCGAGGCCATCGTCACGGACCGCATGGCGCACGCGGCGGACCTCCGGGTGCCGCTCGAGGTGCAGGTGGGCCGCGGCGACTCGTGGGCCGCCGCCGCGCACTGA
- a CDS encoding PaaI family thioesterase, producing MTQPAPESSATARLLRQPQDVGALAEKMGIVFQELSPERSVATMPAEGNTQPYGVVHGGAYVVLAESLGSMSANVHAGPDRVAFGIELNASHTRSASTGTITGTCTAIHLGGTLTTHEVVMTDDEGRRLSTVRITNIIRERSRR from the coding sequence ATGACCCAGCCCGCACCCGAGTCGTCCGCCACCGCGCGGCTCCTCCGCCAGCCCCAGGACGTGGGCGCGCTCGCCGAGAAGATGGGCATCGTCTTCCAGGAGCTGAGCCCGGAGCGATCCGTCGCCACCATGCCCGCCGAGGGCAACACGCAGCCGTACGGCGTCGTGCACGGCGGCGCGTACGTGGTGCTCGCCGAGTCGCTCGGATCCATGTCGGCCAACGTCCACGCCGGCCCCGACCGGGTCGCCTTCGGCATCGAGCTCAACGCGAGCCACACGCGCTCGGCGTCGACCGGGACCATCACCGGCACCTGCACGGCCATCCACCTCGGCGGCACGCTCACCACGCACGAGGTCGTCATGACGGACGACGAGGGACGGCGGCTGTCGACCGTGCGCATCACGAACATCATCCGCGAGCGCTCGCGACGCTGA